In one Rhopalosiphum padi isolate XX-2018 chromosome 3, ASM2088224v1, whole genome shotgun sequence genomic region, the following are encoded:
- the LOC132927064 gene encoding uncharacterized protein LOC132927064, translating into MDVAAVSPSKKNPCGKFIGTGQRKIIVNLYKKIVKHQLENPDSPRMTLREMIVDISKSSGIGQRSVQNILSEYKNQGTITSPNKKKIRPTIIEKIDEFDKNAIRQKIHNFWRNREVPTVDKMLIAINEDETLPNIKRSSFQKVLKDLQFQYVKKKRNSALLEREDLITWRRSYLVKIKHYREQNRPIYYLDETWVNAGEAHSRTWTDTTINSSRDAFLKGLTTGQKEPSGKGKRLIVLHIGSTDGFVPGGLLCFESKTNSTDYHDEMNGDTFYEWFVRILPLLKENAVIVMDNASYHSVKKCKIPTMSWKKKDIIDWLEMKGEIVNHPIVKNDLIIRVKKIKNQYDKYVIDEYAKDNGKIVLRLPPYHCELNPIELAWSSVKSYVRTHNNTFKIKDVLELLKKGVEHVTAEMWTNFVGHVVKEEEKFLNIEHITDEVFDELPEAEGRHIMTITGDTSCSESDFDSD; encoded by the exons ATGGATGTCGCAGCTGTGTCTCCTTCCAAAAAAAATCCATGTGGAAAA ttcatcgGCACTGgtcaaagaaaaattattgtcaatttatataagaaaataGTTAAACACCAGCTTGAAAATCCTGACAGCCCTCGAATGACCTTAAGAGAAATGATCGTCGATATCTCAAAATCTTCGGGTATTGGACAGCGGTcagttcaaaacatattatCGGAGTATAAGAATCAAGGAACAATTACATCGCCGAACAAGAAAAAAATTCGACCTACAATAATCGAAAAAATCGATGAATTcgataaaaatgcaataagacagaaaatacacaatttttggAGGAACCGCGAAGTACCAACAGTCGATAAAATGTTAATCGCCATTAATGAAGATGAAACACTTCCAAACATTAAGCGGTCGTCATTTCAAAAAGTGTTGAAAGATTTACAATTtcaatacgtaaaaaaaaaacgtaatagtGCACTACTCGAAAGAGAAGATTTAATAACTTGGCGCCGAAGTTATTTGGTCAAAATAAAGCATTATAGAGAGCAAAACAgaccaatttattatttggaCGAAACGTGGGTCAACGCAGGCGAGGCACACAGTAGAACGTGGACCGATACCACAATAAATTCATCACGAGATGCATTCCTCAAGGGCCTAACCACAGGACAAAAAGAACCCTCGGGAAAAGGTAAGCGTCTCATTGTCTTACACATCGGGTCGACAGATGGTTTTGTCCCGGGGGGTCTTTTGTGTTTCGAATCAAAGACCAATTCTACGGACTACCATGACGAGATGAATGGCGATACATTCTATGAATGGTTTGTACGAATTCTACCACTATTAAAAGAAAACGCCGTCATAGTGATGGATAATGCTTCGTATCACTCCGTAAAGAAATGCAAAATACCAACTATGTCttggaaaaaaaaagatattatcgATTGGCTTGAAATGAAAGGTGAAATCGTTAACCATCCAATagtcaaaaatgatttaataataagagttaaaaaaataaaaaaccaatacGACAAGTACGTAATAGACGAGTACGCAAAAGACAATGGCAAAATCGTATTGCGATTACCCCCATACCACTGCGAGCTAAACCCTATCGAGCTCGCGTGGTCTTCTGTAAAAAGCTATGTCCGGacacataataatacgtttaaaataaaggATGTACTGGAGTTATTAAAAAAAGGCGTGGAACATGTGACAGCGGAAATGTGGACGAATTTTGTGGGACATGTCGTCAAGGAGGAAGAAAAGTTTTTGAACATtgaacatataacagatgaagTATTTGACGAACTTCCCGAAGCAGAAGGACGTCATATCATGACGATAACAGGTGATACGAGTTGTTCGGAATCAGACTTCGATTCGGATTGA
- the LOC132923758 gene encoding uncharacterized protein LOC132923758, whose protein sequence is MWNCYDSVIQDLPRTNNSVEGWHHAFNAALGANHVSIWKFIRFLKKEQVLQEVRLEKRLSGESSPPRRKKYNDHDIKIKKIVENCSEIPAAQYLRGLSYNIQY, encoded by the exons ATGTGGAATTGCTATGATTCAGTAATACAGGATCTTCCGCGTACGAATAATTCGGTAGAAGGATGGCATCATGCTTTCAATGCAGCACTTGGAGCAAACCATGTTTCAATATGGAAATTCATACGCTTCTTAAAAAAAGAACAAGTGTTACaagag GTTCGATTGGAAAAACGATTATCGGGAGAATCAAGTCCACCACGCCGTAAAAAGTACAACGatcatgatataaaaataaaaaaaattgtggaaAATTGCTCAGAAATACCAGCAGCTCAATATTTAAGGGGTTTATCTTACAATATTCAGTATTAA